A segment of the Bacillus pseudomycoides genome:
TAATTCTAACTCCGTTTTCGTGATTTCTAATTCTTTATCATTTTTATATACTTTGCTTTTCGTTACATCTATTTTAAGATTTTGAACTTGTATAACTTCATCTTGATTTAGTAGCTTTTTAGCTCGTGTAAGTAAAATACCCGGATGAAATGGCTTTTTCACATATTCATCCGCCCCGCTCTGCAAAGCAGCAAGTTCATCTTCATTTTCACTTTTAGCAGTAAGCATCAATACCTTTACGCTCGAATTCTTTTTTATTTCCTGACATACAGTGATCCCATTCTTTTTTGGCATCATCCAATCTAAAATTGCTAAATCAATTTTTTCTTTATAAAATATTTCAAGCGCTTCGTCTCCATCCTTTGCTAGGAGAACTTGGAAGCCTTCTTTCTCAAAATAGGCTTTTAAAATTTTAAGCATATCTTGCTCATCATCTGCGATTAATACTCTCACGCGTACCTTCCTCCATTAACGATCTATATGTGCCTTATAAATTGTAATCATTTTCATAACAAAGTAAACTGAATTTCTTATTTTACTTTGTTATGGTACAACATTTTTGTTACACGAATGTGACAAAAAATATTTATAGGATTTGAGGGAATAGTAAATATGAGGTGTTGTCCCATGTTAAAAAAAATAGGATTCATTTTTTTGTTTTCATTTTTATTATCAGCAAATGTTTTCGCAGAAACAAATAAACAAATTGAAGTTTTTGATTGTCAAAAGGAGATGGTCGTGCAAAAACAATCCCTAGACATAGAAATTCAAAAAGAGGCAATACAATATGCAAAATCCATTACTGGAGCATTTAAAAACCTAAACGTTGTCCCTAAAACTGGCCATATGATAAAAATCCCTTTATCTAAACCAGTTACCATTACAAATCAATGGATTCATACAACAATAGATGAAGTTCTTGTACTTCTTCCACTTAACGAAAAACCTTATATCATGATTTATGATGATGAAAACAATCCACACTTTTATTATGTACAAGGTCAACCTGAACATTTATTGAAGCATTTAAAAGTAAAGTCATAATTACTTATAAAGAAAAAGATTCCATAAAATTACGCCTTATGGAATCTTTTTCTTTATAATCTTAAATAATGAGTTGATCCTTGATACCTTTCACTTTTCATAAATCCATTTGAAATATAAAATTGACTAGCTTGTTTTGTATCAGTATACAGAACGACAATTTGAAAATGCTCTTTTGCATCAGATAGTATCCTCTTTAATAATAAGTTTCCTATCCCTTTCCTACGACATTCTTTGGAAATATAAAACCTTCTTAATCGTCCAATTGCTTTAGCTTTCGTATA
Coding sequences within it:
- a CDS encoding response regulator transcription factor, with the translated sequence MRVLIADDEQDMLKILKAYFEKEGFQVLLAKDGDEALEIFYKEKIDLAILDWMMPKKNGITVCQEIKKNSSVKVLMLTAKSENEDELAALQSGADEYVKKPFHPGILLTRAKKLLNQDEVIQVQNLKIDVTKSKVYKNDKELEITKTELELIKCFLNHKGTILTRKKLLDIVWGFDYFGDERTVDTHVRRVRKKIGEDVIKTHRGLGYSLEDTRE
- a CDS encoding GNAT family N-acetyltransferase, coding for MWNFQLKQIESLSQVDITHLVEASEKEGYNFLIKLVNEYRNKTNTFNKNGEYLYGVFQGEVLIGIGGINQDPYTKAKAIGRLRRFYISKECRRKGIGNLLLKRILSDAKEHFQIVVLYTDTKQASQFYISNGFMKSERYQGSTHYLRL